One stretch of Mangifera indica cultivar Alphonso chromosome 9, CATAS_Mindica_2.1, whole genome shotgun sequence DNA includes these proteins:
- the LOC123225016 gene encoding uncharacterized protein LOC123225016, which yields MEELESNPSDTVTKFANSHSKKRKLNQNAELPASYYYKIRLIARQLRPHFIEILQTPDFRNCKAAHEVKEQMKLIVDLYRQMIAEIDHIEHEEELQSELLKPKKFQEQPSEKKPQTPGFSSEKKNDDIGQSRESYIVGGSVFGWNFITFSGSQPVYYGVTRESFRSRQNK from the exons ATGGAAGAACTCGAATCGAATCCAAGTGATACGGTAACCAAGTTTGCGAATTCTCATTCCAAGAAAAGAAAGCTCAATCAAAATGCGGAGCTCCCGGCCTCCTATTACTACAAAATCCGTCTTATCGCTCGTCAACTTCGTCCCCATTTTATAGaa ATTCTCCAAACACCTGACTTTCGAAATTGCAAAGCTGCTCATGAAGTAAAAGAAC AGATGAAGCTTATAGTAGATTTGTACCGACAGATGATTGCTGAGATAGACCACATTGAACATGAAGAGGAATTACAATCGGAGCTActtaaacccaaaaaatttcAGGAGCAACCATCAGAAAAGAAGCCTCAAACACCTGGATTCAGCTCAGAGAAGAAGAATGATGATATTGGCCAGAGTCGGGAAAGCTACATCGTGGGTGGATCAGTCTTTGGTTGGAACTTCATCACATTTTCTGGAAGTCAGCCAGTTTATTATGGAGTAACCAGGGAGTCATTTCGAAGTAGACAAAATAAGTAA
- the LOC123225012 gene encoding DNA-directed RNA polymerase III subunit rpc3 isoform X2, giving the protein MVVPQYGIKFAVHIITNHFGDRVAKVCECLLRRGPLNRPNIKRYTELTDEQVKNSLLVLIQQNCVQAFIVEQLGGFGDEPRLNTQYVALFDNILHRVRFAKFLTIASQEFDKQCVELLQGLLEHGRLTLKQMFERAKSRTSVVLDSVRESLSKLATAHYVERCPAPEPLLMAATEEETPARKRGSKSSKLVEEPETIEQRAVAAAAPVETLRFSVISTDSGVHGENNDNNLTSITVGQKRKHNALESDESRTADELTVLYRANFEEFIRHLRHKACIETVRARLDDGAATVLGAMLEATRSSEQKVKTRYSVPLSLGSIYEEVIKREAGRNMTLDHAKASLNQLGYPPLVKESNGSYSIEFEKIIELAQNDEMESVVLKKYGRDAYRIFRLLSKANCLLETDKISDITFVEKKDTLKILHKMWKDEYLDMEKLFMSGARQSVFFLWKVNKTTLSRYVLDEMFHAALNLSLRLAHELDQEKELLNLPADRRTGHLLDRYNRLKKVRILLESSQMKLDDAIMLFHYF; this is encoded by the exons ATGGTGGTGCCTCAGTACGGCATCAAGTTCGCCGTCCACATCATCACCAATCACTTCGGCGATCGAGTCGCT AAAGTATGTGAATGTCTTCTCCGTCGAGGGCCCCTAAACAGACCTAATATAAAGCGATATACCGAGCTCACTGATGAACAAGTCAAGAACTCTTTGCTCGTCTTAATTCAACAGAATTGCGTTCAGGCTTTCATCGTCGAACAATTAg GTGGTTTTGGAGATGAGCCGAGGCTGAATACACAGTATGTGGCATTGTTCGATAATATTCTTCATCGCGTGAGGTTTGCCAAGTTTTTGACAATTGCGTCCCAGGAATTTGATAAACAA TGTGTAGAGCTCCTTCAGGGGTTGCTTGAACATGGTCGGCTCACACTGAAACAAATGTTTGAAAGAGCTAAATCAA GAACATCTGTGGTTCTGGATTCTGTTCGAGAATCTCTTTCTAAACTTGCAACTGCTCATTATGTTGAGCGCTGCCCTGCCCCTGAACCACTTCTTATGGCAGCAACAGAAGAAGAAACTCCTGCAAGGAAGCGAGGTTCTAAGTCCTCTAAG TTAGTTGAAGAACCAGAAACAATTGAACAACGGGCTGTAGCAGCAGCAGCGCCTGTAGAGACATTGAGATTTTCAGTTATAAGTACTGATTCTGGTGTTCATGGGGAAAACAATGACAACAATTTGACTAGCATAACTGTTGGACAGAAG cGCAAACATAATGCTCTGGAGTCAGATGAATCCAGGACTGCAGATGAACTAACAGTTCTCTACCGTGCCAATTTTGAGGAATTTATTCGTCATCTTAGGCATAAG GCTTGCATCGAAACTGTGAGAGCACGTCTAGACGATGGAGCTGCCACTGTTCTAGGCGCAATGTTGGAGGCAACTAGAAGTTCTGAGCAGAAAGTGAAAACAAGATATTCAG TTCCGTTGTCACTGGGTTCCATTTATGAAGAGGTAATAAAGAGAGAAGCAGGTCGTAATATGACACTTGATCATGCCAAAGCTTCCCTGAATCAGTTGGGTTATCCACCACTTGTGAAAGAATCCAATGGTTCATATAGCATTG aaTTTGAGAAAATCATTGAACTAGCTCAGAATGATGAG ATGGAATCAGTTGTACTTAAAAAATATGGGAGGGATGCTTATAGAATATTCAGGTTACTGTCAAAGGCCAATTGCCTACTTGAAACTGACAAG ATTTCAGATATCACCTTCGTTGAGAAGAAGGATACACTAAAGATTCTTCACAAGATGTGGAAGGATGAATACTTAGATATGGAG AAATTATTTATGTCTGGAGCTAGACAATCTGTGTTCTTCTTGTGGAAGGTCAATAAGACCACTCTGTCTCGGTATGTCCTTGATGAGATGTTCCATGCTGCCTTAAATTTGAGTCTTCGATTGGCTCATGAGCTGGATCAAGAAAAAGAG TTGTTAAACCTCCCGGCAGACAGGCGTACTGGACACCTGCTTGATAGATACAATCGACTAAAAAAAGTCAGAATACTCTTGGAGTCATCACAGATGAAGCTCGATGATGCTATCATGCTTTTCCATTACTTTTGA
- the LOC123225012 gene encoding DNA-directed RNA polymerase III subunit rpc3 isoform X1, translating to MVVPQYGIKFAVHIITNHFGDRVAKVCECLLRRGPLNRPNIKRYTELTDEQVKNSLLVLIQQNCVQAFIVEQLGGFGDEPRLNTQYVALFDNILHRVRFAKFLTIASQEFDKQCVELLQGLLEHGRLTLKQMFERAKSSEKEGTSVVLDSVRESLSKLATAHYVERCPAPEPLLMAATEEETPARKRGSKSSKLVEEPETIEQRAVAAAAPVETLRFSVISTDSGVHGENNDNNLTSITVGQKRKHNALESDESRTADELTVLYRANFEEFIRHLRHKACIETVRARLDDGAATVLGAMLEATRSSEQKVKTRYSVPLSLGSIYEEVIKREAGRNMTLDHAKASLNQLGYPPLVKESNGSYSIEFEKIIELAQNDEMESVVLKKYGRDAYRIFRLLSKANCLLETDKISDITFVEKKDTLKILHKMWKDEYLDMEKLFMSGARQSVFFLWKVNKTTLSRYVLDEMFHAALNLSLRLAHELDQEKELLNLPADRRTGHLLDRYNRLKKVRILLESSQMKLDDAIMLFHYF from the exons ATGGTGGTGCCTCAGTACGGCATCAAGTTCGCCGTCCACATCATCACCAATCACTTCGGCGATCGAGTCGCT AAAGTATGTGAATGTCTTCTCCGTCGAGGGCCCCTAAACAGACCTAATATAAAGCGATATACCGAGCTCACTGATGAACAAGTCAAGAACTCTTTGCTCGTCTTAATTCAACAGAATTGCGTTCAGGCTTTCATCGTCGAACAATTAg GTGGTTTTGGAGATGAGCCGAGGCTGAATACACAGTATGTGGCATTGTTCGATAATATTCTTCATCGCGTGAGGTTTGCCAAGTTTTTGACAATTGCGTCCCAGGAATTTGATAAACAA TGTGTAGAGCTCCTTCAGGGGTTGCTTGAACATGGTCGGCTCACACTGAAACAAATGTTTGAAAGAGCTAAATCAAGTGAGAAAGAGG GAACATCTGTGGTTCTGGATTCTGTTCGAGAATCTCTTTCTAAACTTGCAACTGCTCATTATGTTGAGCGCTGCCCTGCCCCTGAACCACTTCTTATGGCAGCAACAGAAGAAGAAACTCCTGCAAGGAAGCGAGGTTCTAAGTCCTCTAAG TTAGTTGAAGAACCAGAAACAATTGAACAACGGGCTGTAGCAGCAGCAGCGCCTGTAGAGACATTGAGATTTTCAGTTATAAGTACTGATTCTGGTGTTCATGGGGAAAACAATGACAACAATTTGACTAGCATAACTGTTGGACAGAAG cGCAAACATAATGCTCTGGAGTCAGATGAATCCAGGACTGCAGATGAACTAACAGTTCTCTACCGTGCCAATTTTGAGGAATTTATTCGTCATCTTAGGCATAAG GCTTGCATCGAAACTGTGAGAGCACGTCTAGACGATGGAGCTGCCACTGTTCTAGGCGCAATGTTGGAGGCAACTAGAAGTTCTGAGCAGAAAGTGAAAACAAGATATTCAG TTCCGTTGTCACTGGGTTCCATTTATGAAGAGGTAATAAAGAGAGAAGCAGGTCGTAATATGACACTTGATCATGCCAAAGCTTCCCTGAATCAGTTGGGTTATCCACCACTTGTGAAAGAATCCAATGGTTCATATAGCATTG aaTTTGAGAAAATCATTGAACTAGCTCAGAATGATGAG ATGGAATCAGTTGTACTTAAAAAATATGGGAGGGATGCTTATAGAATATTCAGGTTACTGTCAAAGGCCAATTGCCTACTTGAAACTGACAAG ATTTCAGATATCACCTTCGTTGAGAAGAAGGATACACTAAAGATTCTTCACAAGATGTGGAAGGATGAATACTTAGATATGGAG AAATTATTTATGTCTGGAGCTAGACAATCTGTGTTCTTCTTGTGGAAGGTCAATAAGACCACTCTGTCTCGGTATGTCCTTGATGAGATGTTCCATGCTGCCTTAAATTTGAGTCTTCGATTGGCTCATGAGCTGGATCAAGAAAAAGAG TTGTTAAACCTCCCGGCAGACAGGCGTACTGGACACCTGCTTGATAGATACAATCGACTAAAAAAAGTCAGAATACTCTTGGAGTCATCACAGATGAAGCTCGATGATGCTATCATGCTTTTCCATTACTTTTGA